The Triticum aestivum cultivar Chinese Spring chromosome 3A, IWGSC CS RefSeq v2.1, whole genome shotgun sequence genome includes a region encoding these proteins:
- the LOC123060479 gene encoding DEAD-box ATP-dependent RNA helicase 35A: MPPGAAAAAKSDDEDDYEEYIPVSKRRAMEADRLRHQRLSKPAAAASAGSLPPPPPPPAANPAAAPDDAAPAAKPSLLVTSTQLKRAAPEVTATEQIILQEKEMIDNLSNKNTLMSVRELAKGITYTEPLRTGWKPPLRLRRMPRTKADELRRKWHILVEGDEIPPPARDFRDLRFPEPVLRMLREKGIVQPTPIQVQGLPVVLSGRDMIGIAFTGSGKTLVFVLPLIMVALQEEMLMPIVPGEGPFGMIICPSRELAKQTYDVIDMFLTPLKQAGFPEIRPLLCIGGIDMRTQLDVVKKGVHIVVATPGRLKDLLAKKKMNLDNCRYLTLDEADRLVDLGFEDDIREVFDHFKAQRQTLLFSATMPKKIQNFAKSALVKPVIVNVGRAGAANLDVIQEVEYVKEDARIIYLLECLQKTPPPVLIFCENKADVDYIHEYLLLKGVEAVAIHGGKDQEERQNAIEFFKNGKKDVLVATDVASKGLDFPDIQHVINYDMPAEIENYVHRIGRTGRCGKTGIATTFINKNQTETTLLDLKHLLKEAKQRIPPVLAELVDPLEDAEAIAKESGVKGCAFCGGLGHRLADCPKLEHQKSVAIAGSRRDYYGGGGYRGEI, translated from the exons ATGCCCCCCGGCGCGGCGGCCGCCGCCAAATCCGATGACGAGGACGACTACGAGGAGTACATCCCCGTCTCCAAGCGCAGggccatggaggccgaccgcctccGCCACCAGCGCCTCTccaagcccgccgccgccgcctccgcgggcTCCCTCCCACCGCCTCCGCCCCCGCCGGCGgccaaccccgccgccgcccccgatgACGCCGCCCCCGCCGCCAAGCCTAGCCTCCTCGTCACGTCCACGCAGCTCAAGCGCGCGGCCCCGGAGGTCACCGCCACCGAGCAGATCATCCTGCAGGAGAAGGAGATGATCGACAACCTCTCCAACAAGAACACGCTCATGTCCGTGCGGGAGCTCGCCAAGGGCATCACCTACACCGAGCCGCTCCGCACCGGCTGGAAGCCGCCGCTGCGGCTCCGCCGCATGCCGCGCACCAAGGCCGACGAGCTCCGCCGCAAGTGGCACATCCTGGTCGAAGGAGACGAGATCCCGCCGCCCGCCCGCGACTTCCGTGACCTCCGCTTCCCCGAGCCCGTCCTTCGGATGCTCCGCGAGAAGGGCATCGTGCAGCCCACGCCCATCCAGGTGCAGGGGCTTCCCGTGGTGCTCTCCGGGCGGGACATGATCGGCATCGCCTTCACCGGGTCCGGGAAGACTCTGGTGTTCGTGCTGCCCCTCATCATGGTGGCTCTGCAAGAGGAAATGTTGATGCCTATTGTGCCTGGGGAGGGCCCGTTTGGCATGATCATTTGCCCATCACGGGAGCTGGCCAAGCAGACATATGATGTCATCGATATGTTCCTCACTCCACTCAAGCAGGCTGGGTTCCCAGAAATACGACCATTGCTTTGCATTGGGGGTATAGACATGAGGACACAACTGGATGTGGTGAAGAAGGGCGTACATATTGTGGTGGCCACACCTGGGCGGCTCAAGGATCTTCTCGCCAAGAAGAAGATGAACCTTGACAACTGCAG GTATTTAACTTTAGATGAAGCTGATAGGCTTGTTGATCTTGGATTTGAAGATGACATTCGGGAGGTTTTTGACCATTTCAAGGCACAAAGGCAAACCCTTCTTTTTTCTGCCACTATGCCCAAGAAGATTCAGAACTTTGCAAAGAGCGCCCTTGTAAAGCCAGTTATTGTCAATGTTGGAAGAGCTGGAGCAGCAAATCTGGATGTCATCCAAGAAGTTGAGTATGTCAAGGAAGATGCCAGAATTATATACCTCCTTGAATGCCTTCAAAAGACTCCACCTCCTGTTCTTATATTTTGTGAAAACAAAGCTGATGTTGACTACATCCACGAGTATCTTCTTCTAAAGGGTGTGGAAGCTGTTGCAATCCACGGAGGCAAAGATCAGGAGGAGAGACAGAATGCGATTGAGTTCTTCAAGAATGGAAAGAAGGATGTTTTGGTGGCTACTGATGTTGCCTCAAAGGGTCTTGACTTCCCTGATATCCAGCACGTGATTAACTATGACATGCCTGCCGAAATAGAGAACTATGTCCACAGGATTGGTCGAACCGGTCGATGCGGGAAAACGGGAATAGCAACTACGTTCATCAACAAGAACCAGACAGAGACTACGCTTCTTGACCTCAAGCACCTGCTCAAGGAAGCGAAGCAAAGAATACCACCAGTGCTTGCTGAGCTCGTTGACCCGCTGGAGGATGCTGAAGCTATTGCCAAGGAGAGTGGTGTCAAAGGATGTGCATTCTGTGGTGGCCTTGGGCATCGTCTTGCTGACTGTCCAAAGCTGGAGCACCAGAAGTCCGTGGCGATCGCTGGCTCCAGAAGAGATTACTACGGCGGTGGAGGTTACCGTGGAGAAATATGA
- the LOC123060478 gene encoding probable carboxylesterase 2 — MNTSSVSLTPPPRRSRDAISLPEIPRNETKRNKYTDTRAGSPHPRAFASERERESMASNTAPAPAADDELLHEFGPLLRVYKSGRLERPLVLPPVAPGLDPSTGVQSKDVDLGAYSARLYLPPTAATTTAKLPVIVYVHGGGFVAESAKSPNYHRFLNDLASACPALGVSLDYRLAPEHPLPAAYDDCLDALRWVLSAADPWVAAHGSGLTHGDLARVFVAGDSAGANICHHVAIQPGAARLGGAVLIHPWFWGSEAVGEETTDPAARARGAGLWMFACPATTGMDDPRMNPMAPGAPGLGALACERVMVCTAEGDFLRWRGRAYAEALAAAGKGVELLETDGEGHVFYLFKPDCDKAKEMLDRIVAFVNAAP, encoded by the exons ATGAATACATCATCGGTCTCTCTCACTCCACCGCCACGCCGTTCGCGCGATGCCATTTCCCTTCCGGAGATCCCAAGAAACGAAACGAAACGAAACAAATACACAGACACACGAGCCGGCTCCCCTCACCCCCGAGCATTcgccagtgagagagagagggagagcatgGCGTCCAACACCGCACCTGCGCCCGCCGCTGACGATGAGCTGCTGCACGAGTTCGGCCCGCTGCTCCGAGTCTACAAGAGCGGCCGCCTCGAGCGCCCCCTCGTGCTCCCGCCCGTCGCGCCGGGGCTCGACCCCTCCACCGGTGTCCAGTCCAAGGACGTCGACCTCGGCGCCTACTCCGCCCGCCTCTACCTGCCCCCCaccgccgcgaccaccaccgcgaAGCTCCCCGTCATCGTCTACGTCCACGGCGGCGGCTTCGTGGCCGAGTCCGCAAAGTCCCCCAACTACCACCGCTTCCTCAACGACCTCGCCTCCGCCTGCCCGGCCCTCGGCGTCTCCCTCGACTACCGCCTCGCGCCGGAGCACCCGCTCCCGGCGGCGTACGACGACTGCCTCGACGCGCTCCGCTGGGTGCTCTCCGCGGCGGACCCCTGGGTGGCCGCGCACggctcagg CCTGACGCACGGCGACCTCGCCCGCGTCTTCGTGGCGGGCGACAGCGCCGGGGCCAACATCTGCCACCACGTCGCCATCCAGCCGGGCGCCGCGCGGCTCGGGGGCGCGGTGCTGATCCACCCCTGGTTCTGGGGCTCCGAGGCCGTGGGGGAGGAGACGACCGACCCCGCGGCGCGCGCCCGGGGCGCGGGGCTCTGGATGTTCGCGTGCCCGGCCACCACCGGCATGGACGACCCGCGGATGAACCCCATGGCGCCCGGCGCGCCGGGGCTGGGGGCGCTGGCGTGCGAGCGGGTGATGGTGTGCACGGCGGAGGGCGACTTCCTCAGGTGGCGCGGCCGCGCGTACGCGGAGGCGCTGGCCGCCGCCGGCAAGGGGGTGGAGCTGCTGGAGACGGACGGGGAGGGCCATGTCTTCTACCTCTTCAAGCCCGACTGCGACAAGGCCAAGGAGATGCTCGACAGGATCGTCGCCTTCGTTAACGCAGCACCTTGA